Genomic segment of Polycladomyces abyssicola:
TTGACTGCCCTTGTGCCCTGAATCACCTTGCCGTCAAACACGATAAAAACGCCGCCGATCTCCTCGCATGCAAATCGAACGGCATCCGCAATGTTTTTCTTGGCATCGGTTCGTTTGAAACTGATGGGAACTTGAGAACCGGTCAGGACGATCGGTTTGGTGACGTTTTGCAGCATATAGGACAAGGCCGCAGAGGTGTAGGCCATCGTGTCCGTCCCATGCGTAATGATAAATCCATCGTACCGATCATAATGCCGATAGATGGCTTTCGCGATCTCGACCCAGAATTCCGGTTGCATGTTGGTACTGTCGATATTCATCAGCATTTTGCTTTCCAACTGATAATCCGATGTATCCTTCGGTAGGTACCTCGCAAGCTCTTCTGCGCTCATCCCTGGAGCAAGTCCTTCCGCGCTCGGAACGGATGCGATCGTTCCCCCGGTGGCCAACAGCAGCAATTTCTTCATACCCTTCACCTCTTCCGCTCTCGGGCTTTCCGCGTGTTCAGACGATTCCGGATGGTGGTTGCAAGAATCAAATGAATCATTGTATATTAACGTAGGGTGTACGCTTATTGCGAACGTCCAAGAGTAATTATAGGGTGGATATGGTCGTAAATCAAGAAAATTGTATTCGTTTCGCGTACCATGGTATCGTCAAGATGGGTGGGAAAGGAGGAGAGGCGATGCTCCTGGACAGAATCATCGGTTTGCGAAAACAAAAAAAGTGGTCCATACAATATACCGCAGATCAACTGGGGATAGCCAAAAGCACATATGCAGGGTATGAATCGGGATATCGTCGCCCCTCGCTGGAAGCGATCAAGAGCATCGCGGATCTGTTTGAAACCTCAGTGGATTATCTGATCGGTCGTGTCGATGATCCCACCTTTCATCCCGAAGGAAAGGAAATCGAATTGACGCAATTATCCCGACAGAAATTGACTGTGGACGGACAACCTCTTTCGGAAGAAGAGATCCATCAGCTGATTGCCTTCATCCGAGCCAAACGTGAGATCACCGGAAATGAAAATGCAGGCTGATACTTGAAAGTACTTGAAGAACAACGCCGGTTGCTCCTTGACCCGCTTTTTGAACCTTCTGCTCCGATATGGAGCTTCTTTTTTTATGTTGATACACATTTACAACGTAACATTGTTATGTTATATTGGGAATCGAGAGAGGAGGTGGCCGTCCATGGACGAAAAGCTGATCTCCAAAAAGGAGCTGTTGCGGCTTACCGGCATTTCATACGGTCAACTGTACAGATGGAAGCGGAAGAACCTGATTCCGGAAGAATGGTTCATTCGCAAGTCAACCTACACGGGTCAGGAAACCTTTTTTCCAAAACAGAAGATATTGGACCGAATCGACAAGATCAAACGGATGAAAGATGATTTGTCATTGGATGAAATCGCGGAGCGATTGTCCCCCAATCTTACAAAGGTGATGCTGCCTGTTGAAGAGATTATCAAACGTAACATTGTTTCAAAAGGAGTATGGAATTTGTTTGCTGATGAGTGGACCGAGGCAAAGACACTCCACTTTGAGGAAATCCTCCGCTTGTACGTCGTAGCCCGTACACTGAAAACGGGCAATGTCAGCTTGGAAGAGGCACGTCGCGTCTGGTCCATGCTGGAAGCGCATGCCTCCCATATTCGGGAACAAAAGGGAGAGTTGTGGATCATCCGCAAAATGGGGATCGCGATCAGTTTGTTGACCGATTCCGTTCAGGAGCTGCATATCGAAGCGGATGCCAAGGTAGTGGTACGGCTTTCTTTGGCACAATGTGCTGAAGAGCTGAAAATCAGCATGATGGACGGAGGGATGTGAATGGATCGCAAGGAGCACCGGGATTTTGTCGT
This window contains:
- a CDS encoding YhbD family protein, which translates into the protein MDEKLISKKELLRLTGISYGQLYRWKRKNLIPEEWFIRKSTYTGQETFFPKQKILDRIDKIKRMKDDLSLDEIAERLSPNLTKVMLPVEEIIKRNIVSKGVWNLFADEWTEAKTLHFEEILRLYVVARTLKTGNVSLEEARRVWSMLEAHASHIREQKGELWIIRKMGIAISLLTDSVQELHIEADAKVVVRLSLAQCAEELKISMMDGGM
- a CDS encoding helix-turn-helix domain-containing protein → MLLDRIIGLRKQKKWSIQYTADQLGIAKSTYAGYESGYRRPSLEAIKSIADLFETSVDYLIGRVDDPTFHPEGKEIELTQLSRQKLTVDGQPLSEEEIHQLIAFIRAKREITGNENAG